One Cydia splendana chromosome 21, ilCydSple1.2, whole genome shotgun sequence genomic region harbors:
- the LOC134801368 gene encoding uncharacterized protein LOC134801368: MDYLTKSCQKPVPWNILYADDVALISEDIDDLQHTFNTWIDALEKNGLKISRKKTEHMSCVFDGTSDASNFEIYIGATRIPTVCQFKYLGSIISNDGMIDKDVTHRTTVGWQKWRELTGVICDKKMPIKVKGKIYKSAIRPALLYGSECWATCKQQINKMHVTEMRMLRWSGGVTLLDKIRNDFIRGSFKVVPISDKLKENRLRWYGHILRRPEDHMVKVALNMPTQKRGKGRPPATWLTTVEKDMKGVNTDAEIAKNRGLWRKRTRKADPK, translated from the coding sequence ATGGACTACCTCACGAAAAGTTGCCAAAAACCCGTACCTTGGAACATCCTTTACGCGGACGATGTCGCACTCATCTCAGAGGATATAGACGACCTCCAACACACATTTAACACCTGGATAGATGCACTTGAAAAAAATGGGCTCAAGATTAGTAGAAAGAAAACTGAGCATATGTCGTGTGTGTTTGATGGCACTTCCGACGCCAGCAACTTTGAGATCTACATCGGCGCAACAAGAATTCCTACTGTGTGCCAGTTCAAATACTTAGGATCCATTATCAGCAACGATGGCATGATCGATAAAGATGTCACACATAGAACCACAGTAGGTTGGCAAAAATGGAGAGAACTGACTGGCGTAATATGCGATAAGAAAATGCCAATAAAAGTAAAAGGGAAAATCTATAAAAGTGCAATAAGACCCGCTCTCTTATACGGCTCGGAATGCTGGGCAACAtgtaaacaacaaataaataaaatgcatgTTACAGAAATGCGCATGTTGCGTTGGTCGGGAGGAGTCACACTGTTGGATAAAATCCGTAACGACTTTATTAGAGGGAGTTTCAAAGTCGTACCAATATCTGATAAACTTAAAGAAAATCGTCTCCGGTGGTACGGGCATATTCTACGTCGCCCAGAAGATCATATGGTTAAGGTAGCCTTAAATATGCCGACACAAAAACGAGGAAAAGGAAGACCACCTGCCACCTGGCTGACGACAGTCGAAAAAGACATGAAAGGTGTAAATACAGACGCTGAAATAGCCAAAAATCGTGGATTATGGAGGAAAAGGACAAGaaaggccgaccccaagtaa
- the LOC134801369 gene encoding uncharacterized protein LOC134801369, with protein MSEQLQPQQVGFGTTRGCEAAIHATRSFVLNNDNSNSVLVKIDLKNAFNCVERDIILKEVLDLAPSLYPFAYQCYSGASNLYLKDSLILSQVGAQQGDPLGPLIFCLAIQKAIVTLNSPLNVWYLDDGTIGGSPEAVIEDLKKLIPALKEIGLDVNPTKCEFYACGLVPVASSRSLEELLPGIKKVNKASLSLLGAPIFPDGVSAALQTKKEALEAVRGHLGNLSSHVALTLLRNCFATPRMTYILRTSPSWLFVDDARELDGQLKLTLELVLNVELSEAQWVQAALPVRYGGLGIRRVEDVGLVAFLASSFGAEGLVTRIFSLNGGNSPVPFVAEALARWSVTVPGDLRPQNPAVQREWDDVWSKHVYSSLVSGASGADLARLKAIAEPESGAWLHALPSPQLGTMLDNDSLRVAVALRLGAKVCEPHRCGCGAWVAENGHHGLSCRRCAGRFPRHHSINEIVRRAMVSANIPCVLEPPGLSRTDGKRPDGLTLVPWRRGRCLLWDATCVSTFAASHLGQTMRCAGSAAETAAKQKHVKYSALASAYDFVPVALETAGPWGVEARRLFGDIGRRLRERGGDPRSGSYLVQQVSIAVQRGNAAGIMGTFEPGTMQGGLF; from the coding sequence ATGTCTGAGCAGTTGCAGCCACAGCAGGTTGGTTTTGGTACAACGAGGGGGTGCGAGGCGGCTATACATGCGACTAGatcgtttgttttaaataacGATAACTCTAATAGTGTCCTTGTAAAGATTGATTTAAAAAACGCGTTCAATTGTGTTGAACGGGACATTATTCTGAAGGAGGTTTTAGATTTGGCGCCGTCTCTTTACCCTTTTGCGTATCAATGCTACTCGGGTGCTAGCAACTTGTATCTCAAGGACAGCTTAATCTTGTCGCAAGTTGGGGCTCAACAGGGCGATCCTTTGGGTCCTTTGATTTTTTGCTTGGCGATACAAAAGGCCATTGTCACATTAAACTCGCCTCTTAATGTATGGTACCTCGACGATGGTACCATTGGTGGATCGCCTGAAGCGGTAATCGAGGACCTAAAGAAGCTTATACCAGCTTTGAAGGAGATTGGGTTGGATGTAAACCCAACAAAATGTGAGTTCTACGCTTGTGGTCTCGTACCGGTTGCCTCGTCAAGATCTCTGGAAGAGTTGCTACCAGGTATTAAGAAGGTCAATAAAGCTTCTCTTTCTTTGCTGGGGGCGCCAATATTTCCTGATGGGGTCAGTGCGGCTCTGCAGACTAAAAAAGAGGCTCTTGAAGCAGTGCGGGGTCACTTAGGAAATCTGTCGTCCCATGTTGCTTTAACATTGTTGCGAAATTGTTTTGCCACTCCGCGGATGACTTATATTTTACGGACGTCGCCGTCGTGGCTTTTTGTCGACGACGCGAGGGAGCTAGATGGACAGCTGAAGTTGACCTTGGAGCTGGTTCTGAACGTGGAGCTCAGTGAAGCACAATGGGTTCAGGCGGCACTCCCTGTTCGGTACGGTGGTTTGGGGATTCGTCGCGTGGAGGATGTGGGACTAGTGGCGTTTCTTGCGTCTTCGTTTGGAGCTGAGGGTCTTGTCACTCGCATTTTTTCTTTGAATGGTGGCAATTCCCCGGTCCCATTCGTTGCTGAAGCGCTGGCAAGATGGTCTGTCACAGTCCCGGGCGATTTGCGGCCTCAAAACCCTGCCGTTCAGCGGGAATGGGACGACGTGTGGAGCAAACACGTATACAGCTCATTGGTGTCTGGTGCCTCGGGAGCAGATCTGGCGCGTCTCAAGGCCATCGCGGAGCCAGAATCAGGGGCGTGGCTCCATGCATTGCCCTCACCTCAACTGGGTACCATGCTAGACAATGACTCGCTGAGAGTAGCTGTGGCACTCAGATTGGGGGCAAAAGTGTGTGAGCCTCACCGCTGTGGCTGCGGAGCATGGGTGGCGGAGAACGGGCATCATGGCCTGAGTTGCCGACGATGCGCTGGCCGTTTTCCGAGACACCACTCTATAAATGAGATTGTGCGGAGGGCCATGGTTTCGGCAAACATTCCCTGTGTGTTGGAGCCGCCGGGTCTCAGTCGCACGGATGGGAAGAGGCCGGACGGCCTTACGTTGGTTCCGTGGCGGAGAGGACGCTGTCTCTTGTGGGATGCAACTTGCGTGAGCACGTTTGCTGCATCCCATTTGGGGCAGACCATGCGTTGTGCTGGTTCGGCAGCGGAGACTGCTGCCAAGCAAAAGCACGTTAAATACTCCGCACTGGCATCTGCTTACGATTTTGTGCCGGTAGCACTGGAGACAGCGGGGCCGTGGGGAGTGGAAGCTCGCCGACTTTTTGGGGATATAGGCCGGCGTTTGCGGGAGAGAGGTGGGGATCCTCGCTCTGGGTCGTACTTGGTTCAACAGGTCTCCATAGCAGTTCAGCGGGGGAATGCTGCAGGCATTATGGGGACCTTTGAGCCAGGTACGATGCAGGGTGGGTTATTTTAA